The following is a genomic window from Chloracidobacterium sp..
TGGCCAGCCGGCATTCGTAAAGATCATTCACGCGGCCTAGAAGTTGTTATCAATTTTAATTGAAAAAGAGCGGCAGTCAGGCTTGAGATAATCTAAAACCTTGAACCGCCGTGATCGTCCTCTTGGAGTGGTGCAAAAATAACCCATTGTGGTGCATAAATCGTCCACTGTGGAACAAAAATAAACCAAAAAGGAGCAAATATAACAATGTCAACTACAGTATCGATACTCGGAAACACCGGTCGCGAGGTAAAACTCCGTTACTCGGAAAAAGGAACGGCGGTCGCAACATTTCCGATCGCTTCAAATTCTTACAAGAACGGTCCTGAGGGCCGCGTTAAGACCACCCATTGGTACAACGTGACTGCTTTCGGAAAGGTCGCCGAAACCTTAGCGTCGAATGTCAGAAAAGGCACTCATCTGCTTGTGCAGGGACGGCTTGCATTCAAACCTTGGCTGACTAAAGAAGGCCAGCCGCGGGCCGGTGCGGAAGTGATTCTCCAGTCGTACGACTTCGCGGACGGAGCCAAAACTGATAATGGTCAGGAAGTTGAATCTCCCGAACCGGTGCAATTACCTGAGCCTTCGATAAGTGATGGGGACTCGGTCGTTATGGAGCTGAGTAACGACCAGTTCTGAGTTTAATCTTGTAAATGGTTTCCTGATTGCTAAGTGATCTTTCAGGGCATCGAGAAATCGGTGTCCTGAAATTGTTGGAGGGTATATGAACGATAAGCTAACAGAAGATTATTTTCCAGAAATCACTATTTACGCTGACGGGTCTTGTTTGAGAAATGGTTCTGAGGAAGCATCGGCCGGGTGCGGGGCGGTTATCGTTGACCGGCATAGGATGGAGTTGCGGCTTATATCCAGACATCTCGGTTCTCTGACCAACCAACAAGCAGAAATTTCGGCTTGTACAATGGCTCTAGGCACCCTTCGCCGCCCCTGCATTGTCGAAATAGTTTCGGACTCAAGATATGTCGTCGAGACAATGACAGGCAAAAATCGAATGAAGTCGAACCGAAGCTTCTGGAGTGATCTTGTCACGAGATGCTATCGGCATCATGTCAGTTGGAGATGGGTTCGAGGACATTCCGGTGTCACGTTTCAGGAAGCCGCCGACAGGCTTTCGCGGGCAGCGTCGACCTATCAATGTAGTTTGCCGGATGAAGAGCTGCAAAGGCTTTCCAAACTGTTGCTGTTGGAAAGCAATCGACTGAATATTCGGGCGTTCGAGAAGAGTCTTGAAGCAACAGTGAGCCGGTTGTCGTTGTCCGTTGATTGCGGAAGTGTATTCTCCAATGTCGATTTGAGAAACGATCTTCCTTCTGCTTTCTCCGTGTAGAAAAGAGATGATTAGGATCGCTGTTTATGCCACGATCTGAATCCCGGATCACGGTCAAAAAGCATATTCAGGGCAAAGTCGATTACGTCGCCCGATGTTACTTCCGTCTTTATCTGATCGGCTGCAAAGCGTAGATATTTCTTAAGTTTCTCGTTAGTTGAATCAAGGATCTTTGTATTGACCTTGATGTAATTCAAGCGGTTTATTTGGAGAATTGTCTGGTCGCTTGCGGCCTTTTTTTGTGTGCTGGTATCTGCGATTGAGTTCATAAGTTTGGCATCTGCCTCCTGTCGGATTTGATCGCGGATACTTAATACA
Proteins encoded in this region:
- a CDS encoding single-stranded DNA-binding protein; translated protein: MSTTVSILGNTGREVKLRYSEKGTAVATFPIASNSYKNGPEGRVKTTHWYNVTAFGKVAETLASNVRKGTHLLVQGRLAFKPWLTKEGQPRAGAEVILQSYDFADGAKTDNGQEVESPEPVQLPEPSISDGDSVVMELSNDQF